The Populus nigra chromosome 19, ddPopNigr1.1, whole genome shotgun sequence genome includes a window with the following:
- the LOC133679612 gene encoding abscisate beta-glucosyltransferase-like, whose protein sequence is MSATSFTDTSMLQEPQQNLLLERKPDCIVHEVFHRWSAVAIDSVGIPRITFNGNECIARCVRENMERYKPHERVTSDLEPFIVPGLSDRIELTTSQLPVFGGQPHGGGLHKRMPGSDEKSFGVVVNSFYDLETICVDYFRDELGNRAWIVGPVSLCNRNVEDKG, encoded by the coding sequence ATGTCTGCAACTTCCTTCACTGATACTTCTATGCTCCAAGAACCTCAACAAAATCTTTTACTTGAACGAAAACCTGACTGTATTGTTCATGAAGTGTTTCATCGCTGGTCTGCTGTTGCTATTGACAGTGTTGGCATTCCAAGAATTACTTTCAATGGGAATGAATGCATCGCTCGTTGTGTCCGAGAAAATATGGAACGCTATAAGCCCCATGAGAGAGTAACTTCTGATTTGGAGCCTTTTATTGTTCCAGGTCTTTCTGATAGGATTGAATTGACCACATCTCAACTACCAGTCTTTGGAGGACAACCACATGGTGGAGGGTTGCATAAAAGAATGCCAGGGTCAGATGAAAAGAGTTTCGGGGTTGTGGTCAATAGTTTCTATGATTTGGAGACTATTTGTGTGGATTACTTCAGGGATGAATTAGGCAATAGGGCATGGATTGTGGGACCAGTTTCATTATGCAACAGAAATGTGGAAGACAAAGGCTGA
- the LOC133679611 gene encoding CBS domain-containing protein CBSX2, chloroplastic-like, whose product MASVANTLLSLPPSLCFNSNNNNNQSPPPSLFVSKAPRSKRCRFHSSAGSPNRSSVTVALSAVANSVPARSKIHTVGDFMTKREDLHVFKANTTVDEALEALVEKRITGFPVIDDNWKLVGVVSDYDLLVLGSISGSCQNDTNLFPNVDSSWKTFKELQKLLIKNNGKVVGDLMTPNPLVVYETTNLEDAVRLLLETKYRRLPVVDNDGKLVGIITRGDIVRASQQIKSSTERST is encoded by the exons ATGGCTTCTGTCGCAAACACATTACTTTCTCTGCCCCCCTCACTCTGTTttaattctaataataataataatcagtcACCGCCACCTTCTCTTTTTGTTTCCAAGGCTCCCAGATCAAAGCGTTGTCGTTTTCACTCCTCCGCGGGATCACCTAACCGTTCTTCTGTAACCGTTGCCTTGTCTGCTGTGGCAAACTCTGTTCCG GCGAGAAGTAAGATCCATACAGTTGGTGATTTTATGACCAAAAGAGAGGATTTACATGTGTTTAAAGCCAACACAACTGTTGATGAAG CATTGGAGGCTCTTGTGGAGAAGAGAATAACGGGGTTTCCTGTCATTGATGATAACTGGAAATTG GTTGGTGTTGTTTCTGATTATGACCTGTTAGTGCTCGGTTCTATTTCAG GCAGCTGTCAGAATGACACAAACTTGTTTCCTAATGTTGATAGTTCTTGGAAG ACTTTCAAAGAGTTACAGAAACTGCTAATCAAGAACAACGGCAAAGTTGTTGGTGATTTGATGACACCCAATCCTCTAGTCGTTTATGAAACCACCAATCTAGAGGATGCTGTTAG GTTGCTGCTTGAAACAAAGTATCGGCGACTCCCAGTGGTAGATAACGATGGAAAGCTG GTTGGCATCATTACTCGGGGAGACATTGTTAGAGCTTCTCAACAGATAAAAAGCTCCACCGAAAGATCAACATGA